The following proteins come from a genomic window of Micromonospora zamorensis:
- a CDS encoding endonuclease VII domain-containing protein: protein MPPQDGQGEQAPTAWRVPRVPPAAAGEKEFPELLAEQGGVCAICGAADPQHLDHDHRTGWVRGILCFNCNGGLGQFRDSPMRLARAITYLRGTTWQRALIHPGVYQMCSPTRGRPPSPRS, encoded by the coding sequence TTGCCACCACAAGATGGGCAGGGAGAGCAAGCTCCGACTGCATGGCGGGTTCCGCGAGTACCACCGGCGGCGGCGGGGGAGAAGGAGTTTCCCGAGCTACTGGCCGAGCAGGGCGGGGTCTGCGCGATCTGTGGCGCTGCCGACCCACAACATCTGGACCACGATCATCGCACCGGATGGGTGCGCGGGATACTCTGCTTCAACTGCAACGGTGGTCTTGGCCAGTTCCGTGACAGTCCCATGAGGCTGGCCAGGGCGATCACGTACCTGAGAGGAACCACGTGGCAGCGGGCTTTGATCCATCCGGGCGTCTACCAGATGTGTTCACCAACGCGGGGACGTCCTCCTTCACCACGTTCCTGA
- the prcA gene encoding proteasome subunit alpha: MAMQFYASPEQIMRDRSELARKGIARGRSAVVLSYSGGVLFVAENLSSALHKVSEIYDRIGFAAVGRYNEFENLRRAGVRMADLNGLSYDRRDVTGRALANAFAQTLGAIFTEQSKPFEVEICVAEVGATADDDELYRLTYDGSVNDEPGRMAMGGQAEAITGVLKSNHRADMSLSEAVKVAVQALSTVGGEGGAARTIAANQLEVAVLDRQRVGRTFRRITGAPLTALLNGEAAAPASDERDTPIVPTGEAGKPTSSAGSADLEDRPGQADL, from the coding sequence GTGGCCATGCAGTTCTACGCTTCGCCCGAACAGATCATGCGCGACCGCTCCGAGTTGGCCCGCAAGGGCATCGCTCGGGGTCGCAGCGCGGTGGTCCTCAGCTACTCCGGCGGGGTGCTCTTCGTCGCGGAGAACCTCTCCAGCGCCCTGCACAAGGTAAGCGAGATCTACGACCGGATCGGCTTCGCCGCTGTCGGCCGCTACAACGAGTTCGAGAATCTGCGCCGGGCCGGTGTGCGGATGGCCGACCTGAACGGGCTGAGCTACGACCGGCGCGATGTCACCGGCCGGGCACTGGCCAACGCGTTCGCGCAGACGCTCGGTGCGATCTTCACCGAGCAGTCGAAGCCGTTCGAGGTGGAGATCTGCGTGGCGGAGGTCGGTGCCACTGCGGACGACGACGAGCTCTACCGGCTGACGTACGACGGCTCGGTCAATGACGAGCCGGGGCGGATGGCCATGGGCGGCCAGGCCGAGGCGATCACCGGCGTGCTGAAGTCCAACCACCGGGCGGACATGTCGCTCTCTGAGGCGGTGAAGGTCGCGGTTCAGGCGCTGAGCACTGTTGGTGGGGAGGGCGGCGCTGCCCGGACGATCGCCGCCAACCAGCTTGAGGTTGCGGTGCTGGACCGTCAGCGGGTCGGCCGGACGTTCCGCCGGATCACCGGTGCACCGCTGACGGCGCTGTTGAACGGTGAGGCTGCGGCGCCGGCCAGCGACGAGCGGGACACGCCGATCGTGCCGACCGGTGAGGCCGGTAAGCCGACCAGCTCCGCGGGCTCCGCGGACCTGGAGGATCGGCCGGGTCAGGCGGACCTCTGA
- the dop gene encoding depupylase/deamidase Dop, giving the protein MTVRRIMGTEIEYGISVPGQAGANPMVTSSQVVNAYGARPELNRGGRARWDYEEESPLRDARGFTYSGAAYDPAEALADEDLGLANVILTNGARLYVDHAHPEYSTPEVTTPRDVVRWDKAGERVMAEASRRAATIPGSQPIHLYKNNTDNKGASYGAHENYLMRRQTPFADIVAYLTPFFVTRQIVCGAGRVGIGQDGGQNGFQISQRADFFEVEVGLETTLKRPIINTRDEPHADADKYRRLHVIIGDANLSEISTYLKVGTTALILTMIEEKALGADLGIADPVSELRAVSHDPTLTHRMRLRDGRRLTALDLQWAYLERVRSFVDDRYGTDADEQTVDVLDRWESVLDRLGRDPMLCADELDWVAKLRLLEGYREREKLAWGSHKLQLVDLQYSDVRPEKGLYHRLVSRGAMKTLLTDDETRSAMTEPPEDTRAYFRGRCLAQYASEVVAASWDSVIFDVGRESLVRVPMMEPERGTRAHVGALFDRCASAKDLLETLTGG; this is encoded by the coding sequence ATGACGGTACGTCGGATCATGGGCACCGAAATCGAGTACGGCATCTCCGTGCCCGGGCAGGCCGGAGCCAACCCGATGGTCACCTCATCGCAGGTGGTCAATGCTTATGGCGCACGTCCAGAACTCAACCGGGGCGGGCGAGCCCGCTGGGACTACGAGGAAGAGTCGCCGCTGCGCGACGCCCGCGGCTTCACCTACTCCGGAGCCGCCTACGACCCGGCTGAGGCGTTGGCCGACGAGGACCTTGGCCTCGCCAACGTGATACTCACCAATGGTGCACGGCTCTACGTCGACCACGCCCACCCGGAATACTCCACTCCGGAGGTCACCACCCCTCGGGACGTGGTGCGCTGGGACAAGGCCGGCGAGCGGGTGATGGCCGAGGCGTCCCGCCGGGCCGCCACCATCCCGGGCAGCCAGCCGATCCACCTCTACAAGAACAACACCGACAACAAGGGCGCCAGCTACGGCGCCCACGAGAACTACCTGATGCGTCGGCAGACCCCGTTCGCCGACATCGTGGCTTACCTGACGCCGTTCTTCGTCACCCGCCAGATCGTCTGCGGCGCCGGCCGGGTCGGCATCGGCCAGGACGGCGGGCAGAACGGCTTCCAGATCTCCCAGCGCGCTGACTTCTTCGAGGTCGAGGTAGGCCTGGAGACGACGCTCAAGCGGCCGATCATCAACACCCGCGACGAGCCGCACGCCGACGCCGACAAATACCGCCGGCTGCACGTCATCATCGGCGACGCCAACCTCTCCGAGATCTCCACCTACCTCAAGGTCGGCACCACCGCGCTGATCCTCACCATGATCGAGGAGAAGGCGCTCGGGGCCGATCTCGGCATCGCCGACCCGGTCAGCGAGCTGCGCGCCGTCAGCCACGACCCCACCCTGACGCACCGCATGCGGCTGCGCGACGGCCGCCGGCTCACCGCCCTGGACCTGCAATGGGCCTACCTGGAGCGGGTCCGGTCCTTTGTCGACGACCGGTACGGCACCGATGCCGACGAGCAGACCGTCGACGTACTCGACCGCTGGGAGAGCGTCTTGGACCGGCTGGGCCGGGATCCGATGCTCTGCGCCGACGAGTTGGACTGGGTGGCCAAGCTGCGGCTGCTGGAGGGTTACCGGGAGCGGGAGAAGCTCGCCTGGGGCTCACACAAGCTCCAGCTGGTCGACCTTCAATACTCCGACGTCCGGCCGGAGAAGGGGCTCTACCACCGCCTGGTCAGCCGGGGGGCGATGAAGACGCTGCTCACCGACGACGAGACCCGCTCCGCGATGACGGAGCCGCCGGAGGACACCCGGGCCTACTTCCGTGGCCGCTGCCTGGCCCAGTACGCCTCCGAGGTGGTCGCCGCGAGCTGGGACTCGGTGATCTTCGACGTGGGCCGGGAGTCGCTGGTCCGGGTCCCGATGATGGAGCCGGAGCGGGGCACTCGCGCGCACGTCGGCGCCTTGTTCGACCGCTGCGCTAGCGCCAAGGACCTGCTGGAGACGTTGACCGGGGGCTGA
- the rfbA gene encoding glucose-1-phosphate thymidylyltransferase RfbA, which translates to MRGILLAGGTGSRLWPITRAVSKQLMPVFDKPMVYYPLSTLVMSGVREILVITTPDDQDQFRRLLGDGSQLGLRLEYVSQERPEGIAQAFILGADFIGDESVALVLGDNIFHGVGLGRQLAEHGDLVGGRVFAYQVANPQEYGVVDFDDAGRVLSIEEKPARPKSRYAVPGLYFYDNRVVDIARKLTPSARGELEITAVNEAYRETGELSVTVLDRGTAWLDTGTFTSMMQAAEFVRVVEERQGLKIGCVEEVAWRAGLIDDDQLRALATPLTKSGYGDYLLGLLAEQDGQHGVGW; encoded by the coding sequence GTGCGTGGAATCCTCCTTGCTGGTGGCACCGGATCGCGACTCTGGCCGATCACCCGGGCGGTCTCGAAGCAGCTGATGCCGGTCTTCGACAAGCCGATGGTCTATTACCCGCTCTCGACCCTGGTGATGTCCGGGGTCCGGGAGATCCTGGTGATCACCACGCCGGACGACCAGGACCAGTTCCGTCGGCTGCTCGGCGACGGCAGCCAGTTGGGGCTGCGACTGGAGTACGTCAGCCAGGAACGCCCGGAGGGCATCGCGCAGGCGTTCATCCTCGGTGCGGACTTCATCGGCGACGAGTCGGTGGCGCTGGTCCTCGGCGACAACATCTTCCACGGCGTCGGTCTGGGCCGGCAGCTCGCCGAGCACGGTGACCTGGTCGGCGGGCGGGTCTTCGCCTACCAGGTGGCCAACCCGCAGGAGTACGGCGTGGTCGACTTCGACGACGCGGGCCGGGTCCTCTCGATCGAGGAGAAGCCCGCCCGGCCGAAGTCCCGGTACGCGGTGCCCGGCCTGTACTTCTACGACAACCGGGTGGTGGACATCGCCCGCAAGCTCACCCCTAGCGCCCGCGGCGAGCTGGAGATCACGGCGGTCAACGAGGCGTACCGGGAGACCGGCGAGCTGTCGGTGACCGTGCTGGATCGGGGCACCGCCTGGCTGGACACGGGCACGTTCACCTCGATGATGCAGGCAGCCGAGTTCGTGCGGGTGGTCGAGGAGCGGCAGGGCCTGAAGATCGGTTGTGTCGAGGAGGTGGCCTGGCGGGCCGGCCTCATCGACGACGACCAGCTGCGCGCGCTCGCCACGCCGTTGACCAAGAGTGGTTACGGCGACTACCTGCTCGGCCTGCTGGCCGAGCAGGACGGCCAGCACGGGGTGGGGTGGTGA
- the arc gene encoding proteasome ATPase, producing MAARSDDADSRAARWEKEAHDLSTQVAFLQEELALVRRKLTESPRHVRQLEERLAATQAQLARLTENNDRLVSTLKEARTQIVTLKEEIDRLAQPPSGYGVFLAKHEDGTVDVFTGGRKLRVAVSPSLEVGDLRRGQEVLLNDALNIVDAFGYERVGEVVMLKEILEGPNGGPGDRALVVSHSDEERIVHLAETLIGSAIRAGDSLMIEPRSAYAYERIPKSEVEELVLEEVPDVDYGDIGGLQSQIEQIRDAVELPFLHADLFREHQLRPPKGILLYGPPGCGKTLIAKAVANSLAKKIAERQGKEKHTSFFLNIKGPELLNKYVGETERHIRLIFQRAREKAGEGTPVIVFFDEMDSIFRTRGSGVSSDVENTIVPQLLSEIDGVEGLENVIVIGASNREDMIDPAILRPGRLDVKIKIERPDAEAAKDIFSKYILSGLPLHPDDLAEHGADAQATVAAMIDAVVLRMYSETEENRFLEVTYANGDKEVLYFKDFNSGAMIQNIVDRSKKMAIKEFLTSGRKGLRLQHLLDACVDEFRENEDLPNTTNPDDWARISGKKGERIVYIRTLVSGGKGAEAGRSIETASNTGQYL from the coding sequence GTGGCAGCACGCAGCGACGACGCGGACTCGCGCGCCGCACGGTGGGAGAAGGAAGCCCACGATCTCTCCACGCAGGTCGCGTTCCTTCAGGAGGAACTCGCTCTGGTGCGGCGCAAGTTGACCGAAAGCCCCCGACACGTCCGGCAGCTCGAAGAGCGGCTGGCGGCCACCCAGGCACAGTTGGCGCGGCTGACCGAGAACAACGACCGGCTGGTGAGCACCCTCAAGGAAGCTCGCACGCAGATCGTGACGCTCAAGGAGGAGATCGACCGGCTCGCGCAACCGCCGAGCGGCTACGGTGTCTTCCTGGCCAAGCACGAGGACGGCACGGTGGACGTCTTCACCGGTGGCCGCAAGCTACGGGTCGCGGTCTCGCCCTCGCTCGAGGTGGGTGACCTGCGCCGTGGCCAGGAGGTCCTGCTCAACGACGCGCTCAACATCGTCGACGCGTTCGGCTACGAGCGGGTCGGTGAGGTGGTGATGCTCAAGGAGATCCTGGAGGGGCCGAACGGCGGGCCGGGCGACCGGGCGCTGGTGGTCTCCCACTCCGACGAGGAGCGCATCGTGCACCTCGCCGAGACACTCATCGGCTCGGCGATCCGGGCCGGCGACTCGCTCATGATCGAGCCCCGCTCGGCCTACGCGTACGAGCGGATCCCGAAGAGCGAGGTCGAGGAGCTGGTCCTGGAGGAGGTGCCCGACGTCGACTACGGCGACATCGGTGGCCTTCAGTCGCAGATCGAGCAGATCCGCGACGCGGTGGAGCTTCCCTTCCTGCACGCGGACCTGTTCCGTGAGCACCAGCTCCGCCCGCCCAAGGGCATCCTGCTCTACGGCCCGCCCGGCTGTGGCAAGACGCTCATCGCCAAGGCGGTGGCCAACTCGCTGGCCAAGAAGATCGCCGAACGGCAGGGCAAGGAGAAGCACACCAGCTTCTTCCTCAACATCAAGGGCCCTGAGCTGCTCAACAAGTACGTCGGCGAGACCGAGCGGCACATTCGGCTGATCTTCCAGCGGGCACGGGAGAAGGCCGGCGAGGGCACCCCGGTGATCGTGTTCTTCGACGAGATGGACTCGATCTTCCGGACCCGCGGCTCCGGTGTCTCCTCCGACGTGGAGAACACCATCGTCCCGCAGCTGCTCAGTGAGATCGACGGCGTGGAGGGCCTGGAGAACGTCATTGTCATCGGCGCCTCCAACCGGGAAGACATGATCGACCCGGCGATCCTGCGCCCCGGTCGACTCGACGTGAAAATCAAGATCGAGCGACCGGACGCCGAAGCGGCCAAGGACATCTTCTCCAAGTACATCCTCTCCGGGCTGCCCCTGCACCCGGACGACCTGGCCGAGCACGGGGCCGACGCCCAGGCCACCGTGGCGGCCATGATCGACGCCGTGGTGCTGCGGATGTACTCCGAAACCGAGGAGAACCGCTTCCTCGAGGTCACCTACGCCAACGGTGACAAGGAAGTCCTCTACTTCAAGGACTTCAACTCCGGCGCGATGATCCAGAACATCGTCGACCGGAGCAAGAAGATGGCCATCAAGGAGTTCCTCACGTCCGGCCGCAAGGGGCTGCGCCTGCAGCACCTGCTCGACGCCTGCGTCGACGAGTTCCGCGAGAACGAGGACCTCCCCAACACCACCAACCCCGACGACTGGGCCCGCATCTCCGGCAAGAAGGGCGAGCGGATCGTCTACATCCGCACGCTCGTCTCCGGCGGCAAGGGCGCCGAGGCCGGTCGGTCCATCGAGACCGCCAGCAACACCGGCCAGTACCTCTGA
- a CDS encoding ubiquitin-like protein Pup, producing MATHDSGGQSQSGKSRQGEEIEDVTTEANPEVAERHAEITEDVDDLLDEIDSVLEENAEEFVRGYVQKGGE from the coding sequence GTGGCCACTCATGACAGCGGCGGCCAGTCGCAGTCCGGCAAGTCCCGTCAGGGCGAGGAAATCGAGGACGTCACCACCGAGGCCAACCCCGAGGTGGCCGAGCGGCACGCCGAGATCACCGAGGACGTCGACGACCTCCTCGACGAGATCGACTCCGTCCTCGAAGAAAACGCAGAGGAGTTCGTGAGGGGATACGTGCAAAAAGGGGGCGAATAG
- a CDS encoding ferredoxin, which translates to MAEVATDQLQVWVDQDLCTGDGLCVQYAPEVFEFDIDGLAYVKGTDGELRMAPGSRVDVPEHLRLEVIDSAKECPGDCIHVVRGDGVEVAGPDAED; encoded by the coding sequence GTGGCCGAGGTCGCGACCGATCAGCTGCAGGTCTGGGTGGACCAGGATCTCTGCACAGGCGACGGGCTCTGCGTGCAGTACGCGCCAGAGGTTTTCGAGTTCGACATCGACGGTCTTGCCTACGTCAAGGGCACCGACGGTGAGCTGCGGATGGCGCCGGGCAGCCGCGTCGACGTGCCGGAGCACCTGCGACTCGAGGTGATCGACTCCGCGAAGGAATGCCCCGGCGACTGCATCCACGTGGTGCGCGGCGACGGTGTCGAGGTCGCCGGCCCGGACGCCGAGGACTGA
- the rfbC gene encoding dTDP-4-dehydrorhamnose 3,5-epimerase: MKIRELSIEGAWEITPQQHGDPRGMFMEWYRFDELAEAVGHPMRLAQANLSVSARGVVRGIHFADVPPGQAKYVTCVRGVVLDVIVDLRVGSPTFGRWEGVRLDDTDRRAVYLSEGLGHGFCALTDDATLSYLCSTTYNPTGEHAVHPLDEELGIEWPADVPLLSARDDAAPTLAQARERGLLPEYDACQRFVASLGPDGMSHSTGM; this comes from the coding sequence GTGAAGATCCGTGAGTTGAGCATCGAGGGCGCCTGGGAGATCACCCCCCAGCAGCACGGCGACCCGCGCGGCATGTTCATGGAGTGGTACCGCTTCGACGAGCTCGCCGAGGCGGTCGGCCACCCGATGCGGCTGGCCCAGGCCAACCTGTCGGTCTCCGCGCGTGGCGTGGTCCGCGGCATCCACTTCGCCGACGTCCCGCCCGGGCAGGCCAAGTACGTCACCTGTGTGCGTGGCGTGGTCCTCGACGTGATCGTGGATCTGCGGGTGGGTTCGCCGACCTTCGGCCGCTGGGAGGGCGTCCGGCTGGACGACACCGACCGTCGGGCGGTCTACCTCAGCGAAGGGCTGGGGCACGGTTTCTGCGCGCTGACCGACGACGCGACGCTGAGCTACCTCTGCTCGACCACCTACAACCCGACCGGTGAGCACGCGGTGCACCCGCTGGACGAGGAGCTGGGCATCGAGTGGCCTGCCGACGTCCCACTGCTGTCCGCCCGCGACGACGCGGCGCCGACCCTCGCCCAGGCCCGCGAGCGGGGTCTGCTGCCGGAGTACGACGCCTGCCAGCGGTTCGTGGCGAGCCTCGGGCCGGACGGAATGTCGCACTCAACCGGTATGTGA
- the rfbD gene encoding dTDP-4-dehydrorhamnose reductase: MTRLLVTGAGGMLGRDLVTVLRTRADLKVTAATRAELDVTDPIAVRGAVADHDIVINTAAWTNVDGAEADEAAATAVNGTGVANLAAACAATGARLIQVSTDYVLAGDAQTPYPEDAPTAPVNAYGRGKLVGEHAVARLLPDAGYVVRTAWLYGAHGTNFVATMLRLATQREHLDVVDDQHGQPTWSFTLAERLVTLADAALDGQAAPGVYHGTCSGQTTWYGLARAAFMLAGLDPDRIRPTTSDRYPRPAPRPAYSVLGHSRWATAGLPPLPDWHGALVDAFDSPDPPAPWKVARSSPSSPA; the protein is encoded by the coding sequence ATGACCCGGCTACTCGTCACCGGCGCCGGCGGGATGCTCGGCCGGGACCTGGTCACCGTGCTGCGCACCCGGGCCGACCTCAAGGTGACCGCCGCCACCCGCGCCGAACTCGACGTCACCGACCCCATCGCCGTCCGGGGCGCGGTTGCCGACCACGACATCGTGATCAACACGGCAGCGTGGACCAACGTCGACGGCGCCGAGGCTGACGAGGCGGCAGCCACCGCCGTCAACGGCACGGGGGTGGCGAACCTCGCGGCGGCGTGTGCCGCCACGGGTGCTCGACTCATCCAGGTCTCCACCGACTACGTCCTCGCCGGTGACGCGCAAACCCCCTACCCCGAGGACGCGCCCACCGCACCGGTCAACGCGTACGGCCGCGGCAAGCTGGTCGGCGAGCACGCCGTCGCCCGGCTGCTACCCGACGCCGGGTACGTGGTCCGCACCGCCTGGCTGTACGGCGCACACGGAACGAACTTCGTGGCCACCATGCTCCGGCTCGCCACCCAGCGGGAGCACCTCGATGTGGTCGACGACCAGCACGGCCAGCCCACCTGGTCCTTCACCCTCGCCGAGCGGCTGGTCACGCTCGCCGACGCGGCGTTGGACGGTCAGGCGGCTCCCGGCGTCTACCACGGCACCTGCTCCGGCCAGACCACCTGGTACGGGCTGGCCCGCGCCGCGTTCATGCTGGCCGGCCTGGACCCCGACCGCATCCGGCCCACCACCAGCGACCGGTATCCGCGTCCCGCCCCCCGGCCTGCGTACAGCGTGCTGGGGCACAGCCGCTGGGCAACCGCGGGTCTGCCGCCGCTTCCGGATTGGCACGGCGCCCTGGTTGACGCGTTCGACTCCCCCGATCCACCCGCCCCGTGGAAGGTCGCACGAAGCTCACCCTCGTCACCGGCCTGA
- the prcB gene encoding proteasome subunit beta, giving the protein MAAGFDPSGRLPDVFTNAGTSSFTTFLSRVAPEMLPGRRPLPPGMAADLAPHATTIVAIAAAEGVVMAGDRRATMGNLIAQRDIEKVHPADAYSLVGIAGTAGIGIELMRLFQVELEHYEKIEGAMLSLDGKANRLASMIRGNLGAAMQGLAVVPLFAGFDLAAADPSRAGRIFSFDVTGGPYEETGYDAIGSGSLFAKSALKKRFRAGVSVEDATRLAVEALYDAADDDTATGGPDLTRRIYPVVMTATAEGTHRLTDAETATIAEGVVAGRMENPGG; this is encoded by the coding sequence GTGGCAGCGGGCTTTGATCCATCCGGGCGTCTACCAGATGTGTTCACCAACGCGGGGACGTCCTCCTTCACCACGTTCCTGAGCCGGGTGGCCCCCGAGATGCTGCCCGGCCGGCGACCGCTGCCGCCGGGCATGGCCGCCGACCTGGCACCACACGCGACGACCATCGTGGCCATCGCGGCTGCGGAGGGCGTGGTGATGGCCGGCGACCGACGGGCGACCATGGGCAACCTGATCGCCCAGCGTGACATCGAGAAGGTGCACCCCGCCGACGCGTACTCGCTGGTCGGCATCGCGGGCACCGCGGGCATCGGGATCGAGCTGATGCGACTGTTCCAGGTGGAGTTGGAGCACTACGAGAAGATCGAGGGCGCGATGCTCTCGCTCGACGGCAAGGCCAACCGGTTGGCCTCGATGATCCGGGGCAACCTGGGTGCGGCCATGCAGGGGCTCGCCGTGGTGCCGCTCTTCGCCGGCTTCGACCTGGCCGCCGCCGACCCGTCGAGGGCCGGCCGGATCTTCAGCTTCGACGTGACCGGAGGCCCGTACGAGGAGACCGGTTACGACGCGATCGGCTCCGGCTCGCTCTTCGCCAAGTCGGCGCTGAAGAAGCGCTTCCGGGCTGGTGTGTCGGTCGAGGACGCGACCAGGCTCGCGGTGGAGGCGCTCTACGACGCGGCCGACGACGACACCGCGACCGGCGGCCCGGATCTGACCCGCCGGATCTATCCGGTGGTGATGACCGCTACCGCCGAGGGCACTCACCGGCTCACCGACGCCGAGACGGCGACGATCGCCGAGGGCGTTGTCGCCGGCCGGATGGAGAACCCGGGCGGCTGA
- the rfbB gene encoding dTDP-glucose 4,6-dehydratase, whose translation MRILVTGGAGFIGSEYVRLLLGKPLGSAEGVPPLEPAVVTVLDKLTYSGNMANLDPVRDDPRLRFVQGDICDPVVVDQVVADHDVIVHFAAESHVDRSIAGAAPFVTTNVLGTQTLLDAALRHQTGRFVHVSTDEVYGSIDEGSWTETWPLAPNSPYSASKAGSDLLALSYHRTHGMDVVVTRCSNNYGPYQFPEKVIPLFVSNLLDGGTVPLYGDGANIRDWLHVHDHCRGIAMVQQKGRAGEVYNIGGGTELTNKELTGLLLDACGAGWDRVVPVTDRKGHDRRYSLDISKISEELGYTPSITLDQGLADTVRWYQDNRTWWEPLKTTSTA comes from the coding sequence GTGAGGATCCTCGTCACCGGCGGAGCCGGATTCATCGGGTCGGAGTACGTTCGCCTGCTGCTGGGCAAGCCCCTTGGCAGCGCCGAGGGCGTGCCGCCGCTCGAGCCGGCGGTCGTGACCGTGCTCGACAAGCTGACCTACTCGGGCAACATGGCCAACCTCGACCCCGTCCGCGACGACCCGCGGCTACGGTTCGTCCAAGGCGACATCTGCGACCCGGTCGTGGTCGACCAGGTCGTCGCCGACCACGACGTCATCGTGCACTTCGCCGCCGAGTCACACGTCGACCGTTCCATCGCCGGCGCCGCGCCGTTCGTCACCACCAACGTGCTGGGCACCCAGACCCTGCTCGACGCCGCCCTGCGCCACCAAACCGGCCGCTTCGTGCACGTCTCCACCGACGAGGTCTACGGCTCCATCGACGAAGGCTCCTGGACCGAAACCTGGCCCCTCGCGCCGAACTCCCCCTACTCGGCGTCCAAGGCCGGCTCCGACCTGCTCGCCCTGTCCTACCACCGCACCCACGGCATGGACGTCGTCGTCACCCGCTGCTCCAACAACTACGGCCCCTACCAGTTCCCCGAGAAGGTCATCCCGCTGTTCGTCAGCAACCTGCTCGACGGCGGCACCGTCCCCCTCTACGGCGACGGCGCCAACATCCGCGACTGGCTGCACGTCCACGACCACTGCCGCGGCATCGCCATGGTCCAGCAGAAGGGCCGCGCCGGCGAGGTCTACAACATCGGCGGCGGCACCGAACTGACCAACAAGGAACTCACCGGCCTGCTCCTGGACGCCTGCGGCGCCGGCTGGGACCGCGTCGTCCCCGTCACCGACCGCAAGGGCCACGACCGCCGCTACTCCCTCGACATCAGCAAGATCAGCGAAGAACTGGGCTACACCCCCAGCATCACCCTCGACCAGGGCCTCGCCGACACCGTCCGCTGGTACCAGGACAACCGCACCTGGTGGGAACCCCTCAAGACCACCTCCACCGCATGA